In the genome of Brienomyrus brachyistius isolate T26 chromosome 17, BBRACH_0.4, whole genome shotgun sequence, one region contains:
- the slitrk3a gene encoding SLIT and NTRK-like protein 3: MLWVTLLSTIALGWTTPIPLLEDSEEIDEPCFDPCYCEAKESIFHIHCDSKGFTNISQISQSWSRPFKLYLQRNSMRRLYFNSFLHLNNAVSINLGNNALQDIQAGAFNGLSVLKRLYLHENKLEVFRNDTFLGLESLEYLQADYNVIKRIESGAFRNLNKLRVLILNDNLIPALPNFLFRSVSLTHLDLRGNRLKILPYKGMLEYIGRSLMEIQLEENPWNCVCDIVQLKTWLERIPYTALVGEITCEHPFHFHGKDLREIKRSELCPLLSDAEVEASLGIPRLPFSNDNVWPTKPSSMLSSFHNTASSVEYKEKHKTPTKRPRVHKAPPTPRSIYPGPNQPPIAAYQTRPPIPIICPTGCTCNLHINDLGLTVNCKEKGFYNISELLPRPLNAKKLYLSGNLIQKIYRSDFWNFSSLDLLHLGNNRISYVQEGAFINLPNLKSLYLNGNDIERLTPGMFRGLQTLSYLYFEYNVIREIQPAAFSLMPNLQLVFLNDNLLRTLPMDAFAGTSLARLNLRNNYFLYLPVSGVLEHLHSIVQIDLHQNPWECSCDIIPLKQWIEKLSSVIVVGEVICKTPDFLFGKDLRSLDAELICPELKFSAPSPGAPDDMTSTSDSGLGDSPVRANIPLSVLILSLLILFISAVFVAAGLFAYVLRRRKKLPFRKRQEVDLTGIQMQCRMFEDQPAASPEKPPGHVYDYIPHPVTQMCNNPIYKPREGEIEEQFTETKENSSNYRTLIEKEKEWTMAVSNSQLNTIVTINQSGDIAGFHENGVLCPTVIDSQRPTPTVGFVDCLYGTVPKLKDMHVTHAHPPGMQYPDLQQDARLKETLLFPGKGFPDQTQSEYLELRAKLQTKPDYLEVLEKSYRF, translated from the coding sequence ATGCTGTGGGTTACTCTGCTAAGCACAATAGCTTTGGGATGGACTACGCCGATTCCTTTGCTGGAAGACTCAGAGGAGATAGACGAGCCTTGCTTCGACCCCTGCTACTGTGAAGCGAAGGAGAGTATATTTCACATCCACTGCGACAGCAAGGGATTTACAAACATCAGCCAGATCTCCCAGTCGTGGTCGCGGCCCTTTAAACTCTATCTGCAGAGAAACTCGATGCGCCGGCTTTATTTCAACAGCTTCCTGCACTTGAACAATGCCGTGTCTATTAATTTGGGGAACAACGCACTACAGGACATCCAGGCGGGGGCTTTTAATGGCCTCAGCGTCCTCAAAAGGCTCTATCTGCACGAGAACAAGCTGGAGGTGTTCCGAAACGACACTTTTCTGGGATTGGAGAGCTTAGAATACCTACAGGCTGATTACAACGTCATCAAACGGATCGAGAGTGGGGCTTTCCGCAACTTGAACAAGCTGAGGGTCCTCATCCTGAACGACAACTTGATACCTGCACTTCCCAATTTTTTATTCAGGTCGGTGTCCTTGACGCACCTTGATTTGCGGGGGAACCGGTTAAAAATCCTCCCTTACAAGGGGATGCTGGAGTATATCGGCCGCAGTCTGATGGAGATCCAGTTAGAGGAGAACCCGTGGAACTGCGTCTGTGACATAGTGCAGCTGAAAACGTGGCTGGAGAGGATACCCTACACAGCACTGGTGGGCGAGATCACCTGCGAACACCCCTTCCACTTCCACGGCAAGGACTTGAGGGAGATTAAGCGGAGCGAGCTGTGTCCTCTACTCTCGGATGCCGAGGTAGAGGCCAGCTTGGGCATCCCCAGGTTGCCCTTCAGCAATGATAATGTGTGGCCCACCAAGCCCTCGTCTATGCTCTCCTCGTTCCACAACACCGCCTCCTCTGTCGAATACAAGGAGAAACATAAAACCCCAACAAAACGGCCTCGGGTGCATAAGGCTCCGCCGACCCCGCGCAGCATCTACCCGGGGCCCAACCAGCCACCCATCGCTGCTTACCAAACCAGGCCGCCGATTCCAATCATCTGCCCGACCGGGTGCACGTGCAACCTGCACATCAACGACCTCGGGCTTACTGTCAACTGCAAGGAGAAAGGGTTCTACAACATATCTGAACTGCTTCCCAGACCCCTGAATGCCAAAAAGCTGTATCTCAGTGGGAATTTGATACAGAAAATTTATCGGTCGGACTTCTGGAACTTTTCCAGTTTGGATTTACTACACTTGGGCAACAACCGCATATCCTATGTGCAGGAAGGGGCCTTTATAAACCTCCCTAATTTGAAAAGTCTTTACTTGAATGGCAATGACATTGAGAGACTAACGCCCGGGATGTTCAGAGGTCTGCAGACCCTGAGTTACCTGTACTTCGAGTACAATGTCATACGTGAGATCCAGCCAGCCGCCTTCAGCCTGATGCCCAACTTGCAGCTTGTGTTCCTGAACGACAACCTTCTGCGCACGCTGCCCATGGATGCCTTCGCCGGCACGTCGCTGGCCAGGCTCAACCTGCGCAACAACTACTTCCTGTACCTGCCTGTCAGTGGGGTTCTGGAGCACCTGCATTCCATCGTTCAGATTGACCTCCATCAGAACCCTTGGGAATGCTCATGTGACATCATCCCACTCAAGCAGTGGATTGAGAAACTTAGTTCAGTCATCGTGGTGGGGGAGGTGATCTGCAAAACACCCGACTTCTTGTTCGGGAAGGACTTGCGCTCCCTCGATGCTGAACTCATTTGCCCTGAGCTGAAGTTCTCAGCGCCTTCTCCCGGCGCCCCTGACGACATGACTTCAACCAGCGACTCTGGCCTGGGGGACTCTCCAGTGAGGGCGAACATACCGCTATCCGTGCTCATCCTCAGCCTCCTCATCCTGTTCATCTCGGCTGTCTTCGTGGCCGCCGGACTCTTTGCCTATGTGCTGAGGCGGCGTAAGAAACTGCCCTTCAGGAAGCGGCAGGAGGTCGACCTGACCGGAATCCAGATGCAGTGCCGGATGTTTGAGGACCAGCCAGCTGCCTCACCAGAGAAACCGCCGGGCCATGTCTACGACTACATCCCCCACCCTGTCACGCAGATGTGCAACAACCCCATTTACAAACCGCGCGAGGGAGAGATCGAGGAGCAGTTCACCGAGACGAAAGAGAATAGCAGTAATTATCGAACTCTGATAGAGAAGGAGAAGGAATGGACGATGGCAGTATCCAACTCCCAGCTGAACACCATCGTCACCATCAATCAGTCGGGGGACATAGCAGGCTTCCACGAGAACGGAGTGCTTTGTCCCACGGTAATAGACAGTCAGAGGCCGACCCCCACAGTGGGGTTTGTGGACTGCCTGTATGGCACGGTTCCCAAATTAAAGGACATGCACGTGACACATGCACATCCCCCGGGAATGCAGTACCCTGATTTACAGCAAGACGCCAGACTTAAAGAAACGTTGCTCTTCCCGGGGAAAGGCTTTCCCGACCAAACCCAAAGCGAATACCTCGAGTTAAGGGCCAAACTCCAGACCAAGCCGGATTACCTCGAAGTGCTGGAAAAATCCTACAGATTCTAA